One genomic region from bacterium encodes:
- a CDS encoding HPr family phosphocarrier protein translates to MQQAVLTLTNAVGLHARPAAKFVQTAVRFASEITVRNVTRGGPAADAKGILGVLGLGAERGDVIEVQAAGPDEAESLDAIRVLVASRFGEHA, encoded by the coding sequence GTGCAGCAGGCGGTCTTGACGCTCACGAATGCCGTGGGACTGCACGCACGGCCCGCCGCGAAATTCGTGCAAACCGCGGTGCGCTTTGCGTCGGAGATCACCGTCCGCAACGTCACGCGCGGCGGACCGGCGGCGGACGCCAAGGGCATCCTGGGCGTGCTCGGCCTAGGCGCCGAGCGCGGCGACGTGATCGAAGTGCAGGCGGCGGGGCCGGACGAAGCGGAGAGCCTTGACGCCATCCGGGTCCTGGTAGCATCGCGCTTCGGAGAGCACGCATGA